Proteins from one Ipomoea triloba cultivar NCNSP0323 chromosome 1, ASM357664v1 genomic window:
- the LOC116027158 gene encoding serine hydroxymethyltransferase 7-like, with the protein MDLKQPQSSNLSLGFSSHLSAVAPPKRSQMADDSISFQIDSSFRDHSHPVPSVPLQLMERQTAEVKEKDAGESRNEEKDVEEIRILGHSMCLKRKRDTDSVSMTSPLSNGFRVPNSSEHQQGLEMRKNAVRAWGNQSLRLADPDVFEIMEKEKLRQFKGIELIASENFVCKAVMEALGSHLTNKYSEGMPGARYYGGNQFIDEIETLCCERALAAFGLDPENWGVNVQPYSCTSANFAVYTGLLLPGDRIMGLDTPSGGNTSHGYYLPNGRKVSGASIFFESLPYKVNPQTGYVDYNKLEERAFDFRPKILICGGSSYPREWDYARFRQIADKCGAVLLCDMAQISGLVAAKVCDSPFDYCDIVTATTHKSLRGPRGGIIFYRKGSKPRKRGMLLNQGDGCDKYDFEEKINFAVFPALQGGPHNNHIAGLAIALKQVATPEYKSYMQQVKKNAHALGAALLRRNCRLVTGGTDNHLIIWDLRNLGLTGKNFEMICELCHITLNKVMIFDDNGTITPGGVRIGTSAMTTRGCLEPDFETIADILLKAAQIASSVQREHGKLSKTFSKGIENNKDVIELRALVESFASQFAMPGFDV; encoded by the exons ATGGATTTGAAACAACCGCAGTCGAGTAATTTGTCGTTAGGGTTTTCATCTCACTTATCGGCTGTGGCGCCACCCAAACGGAGCCAAATGGCTGATGATTCGATCTCTTTTCAGATCGATTCGAGCTTTCGCGACCATTCCCATCCGGTTCCATCGGTGCCGCTTCAATTGATGGAGCGGCAGACGGCGGAGGTTAAGGAGAAGGACGCGGGAGAGAGTCGGAATGAGGAGAAGGATGTTGAGGAGATTCGGATTTTGGGACATTCTATGTGTTTGAAGCGGAAGAGGGATACTGATTCGGTGTCAATGACTTCTCCTTTATCTAATGGATTTAGGGTGCCAAATTCTAGTGAGCATCAGCAAGGTTTAGAAATGCGCAAGAATGCTGTTAGGGCTTGGGGGAATCAGAGCCTTCGGTTGGCTGACCCTGATGTGTTTGAGATAATGGAGAAGGAAAAGCTGAGGCAATTCAAGGGGATTGAACTGATTGCTTCAGAGAATTTCGTTTGCAAGGCCGTAATGGAGGCGTTAGGAAGCCACTTGACTAATAAGTACTCAGAAGGAATGCCGGGAGCAAGGTATTACGGTGGGAATCAGTTCATTGATGAGATTGAGACACTGTGCTGCGAGCGTGCTTTGGCTGCATTTGGACTTGATCCTGAAAACTGGGGTGTGAATGTACAGCCTTATTCATGCACATCTGCAAATTTTGCAGTTTATACTGGTCTGCTATTGCCCGGTGATCGTATAATGGGGTTGGATACACCTTCTGGTGGTAACACAAGTCATGGGTACTATCTCCCAAATGGAAGGAAAGTTTCAGGGGCTTCGATTTTCTTTGAAAGTCTGCCTTACAAGGTCAACCCACAAACTGGATATGTGGACTATAATAAGCTTGAGGAAAGGGCTTTTGATTTCCGTCCTAAGATACTTATATGTGGTGGGAGTTCATATCCCCGAGAGTGGGATTATGCAAGGTTTAGACAGATTGCGGATAAGTGTGGAGCTGTTTTGTTGTGTGACATGGCTCAAATCAGTGGCCTGGTTGCTGCCAAG GTTTGTGATAGCCCTTTTGATTATTGTGATATTGTTACCGCTACAACCCACAAGAGTCTTCGAGGTCCAAGAGGTggtattattttttataggaAGGGTTCGAAACCAAGGAAGAGAGGCATGCTTTTGAACCAAGGTGATGGCTGTGATAAATATGATTTCGAGGAGAAGATAAATTTTGCTGTTTTCCCGGCATTGCAAGGGGGGCCACACAACAACCACATTGCTGGCCTTGCTATAGCATTGAAACAAGTAGCAACTCCCGAGTACAAGTCTTACATGCAACAAGTGAAGAAGAACGCCCATGCCCTTGGAGCTGCTTTATTGCGAAGAAATTGTAGACTCGTCACTGGGGGAACAGACAATCACCTGATAATTTGGGATCTAAGGAATCTTGGTTTAACAG GTAAAAATTTCGAGATGATCTGTGAGCTGTGTCACATTACACTCAACAAAGTCATGATCTTTGACGACAATGGAACTATTACACCTGGGGGCGTGAGGATAG GAACTTCAGCCATGACAACAAGAGGATGTTTAGAGCCTGATTTCGAGACGATAGCTGATATCCTCCTAAAAGCTGCTCAGATTGCAAGTTCAGTACAGCGAGAACACGGGAAGCTGTCCAAGACATTCTCGAAGGGCATTGAGAACAACAAAGATGTCATCGAGCTTCGGGCGCTCGTCGAAAGCTTTGCATCCCAGTTTGCAATGCCTGGATTTGATGTATGA